Below is a window of Enterococcus gilvus ATCC BAA-350 DNA.
CTTTCTGAGGATGTTCAAGGAAAAGTGGTTCCACAACTCGGCTACATTCCCATCTCTAATATGAAAGTAGAACGAGATTGGCAAGGCAATGAAATAAAATAGCAGAACTACCGTTTCGTTTTTTCGAGACGGTTTTTTTCACGTAATTTTTGTTGCAGAAAATGCAGGAAAAATGAGGCAGGCGATTATTCCGAAAAGAGTAGGAGGAGAAGAAGTGTATTATCCAATACAAGTTCCCTTTCTTTTAAATGACGCGTTCACGCAAGCGGTCGTATACAGTGAAACGGTTATTCCCGAATGCAGCGCGTTCATTTTATGTTTTTGGTCCATGTATCCGAAAACGAAACAGCACCGTCAAGTGAAAAATGTCATTATCGCAGATGGCTGTATTGACTTGATCGTCGATTTTGATAGAAAGGAAATATTTTTCACTGGGAATCAGCAAACAGAATTTGACTATGAGATAGAAACGCCCGCATATTTCTTTGGTGCGCGCATGATGCCGGGCGCTTTCCATCAACTTACAGGTCTGCCTGCGGAAAGAGCGATGAATGACCGTGTGTTCTTGCAAAATGTTTTTACTGATCTCGATCAGTCGCGCTTTTTTTCAGCAGGGTTCGAACAGGCTCAGAAAATTTTTCAGGGCTATTTGGTCGAAAAATTTGAGAAGATGACGCCTAATGATTTTACAAAGCTTTTTCCGAGATTGTTTGAGTCTCCGCCTAAAAATACGAAGGAATTGTATGACCAGCTTTACTTTAGTCCTCGCCAGTGCCAACGCGTTTTTTCGAAAAATTTTGGTTTAACGCCTAAGATGGTACTAAGTATTTTAAGGTTTCAAAAATGTTTGCAGATACTGACTTCTGAACAAGCCGTCCCCTCTGACATTATGGCTGTGACAAATTATTATGATCAGCCTCACTTTAATAAAGACTTTAAGCACTATTTAGGAATTACTCCGCTAGACTTGGTTTCTCGTTATAAAAAGTGACGCTTTTTTACAATTATTTCCCGCCTCTTCTTGATAAAATTAATCTATCAATCAGGGAGGCGAGCACAATGTATAAAAATATAACAACTAATTTAATGGTTGCGAATGTAGAGACATCCATCACGTTCTATCAAGATACTTTGGGATTAGAGGTAGTCGCATCCGTACCTGCCGACGACCAATCCTTACAATTTGCTATTCTTTCAAAGGAGGAGCTCACGTTGATGCTCCAAGAAAAAAATAATTTGATTGAAGAGTATCCAATACTGACAACTGAAAAAATTACGCCATCCATCACGCTGTATATCACTGTTGAGAATTTTGAGGATTTTTACAAGACGATTGAACAGAACTATCCTATTTACAAAACACCACATAAAAC
It encodes the following:
- a CDS encoding VOC family protein, giving the protein MYKNITTNLMVANVETSITFYQDTLGLEVVASVPADDQSLQFAILSKEELTLMLQEKNNLIEEYPILTTEKITPSITLYITVENFEDFYKTIEQNYPIYKTPHKTFYGAMEFAIADPDGYVLTFTEYKEG
- a CDS encoding helix-turn-helix domain-containing protein — its product is MYYPIQVPFLLNDAFTQAVVYSETVIPECSAFILCFWSMYPKTKQHRQVKNVIIADGCIDLIVDFDRKEIFFTGNQQTEFDYEIETPAYFFGARMMPGAFHQLTGLPAERAMNDRVFLQNVFTDLDQSRFFSAGFEQAQKIFQGYLVEKFEKMTPNDFTKLFPRLFESPPKNTKELYDQLYFSPRQCQRVFSKNFGLTPKMVLSILRFQKCLQILTSEQAVPSDIMAVTNYYDQPHFNKDFKHYLGITPLDLVSRYKK